The following are from one region of the Microtus pennsylvanicus isolate mMicPen1 chromosome 15, mMicPen1.hap1, whole genome shotgun sequence genome:
- the Tpt1 gene encoding translationally-controlled tumor protein, whose product MIIYRDIISHDELFSDIYKIREIADGLCLEVEGKMVSRTEGNIDDSLIGGNASAEGPEGEGTESTVVTGVDIVMNHHLQETSFTKEAYKKYIKDYMKSLKGKLEEQKPERVKPFMTGAAEQIKHILANFNNYQFFIGENMNPDGMVALLDYREDGVTPYMIFFKDGLEMEKC is encoded by the exons ATGATCATCTACCGGGACATCATCAGCC ATGACGAGCTGTTCTCCGACATCTACAAGATCCGGGAGATCGCGGACGGGCTGTGCCTGGAGGTGGAGGGCAAG ATGGTCAGTAGAACAGAGGGTAACATCGATGACTCTCTCATTGGTGGGAATGCTTCCGCCGAAGGCCCAGAGGGCGAAGGTACCGAAAGCACAGTGGTCACTGGTGTTGACATTGTCATGAACCACCACTTACAAGAAACCAGCTTCACAAAAGAGGCCTACAAAAAGTACATCAAAGATTACATGAAATC ACTCAAAGGCAAACTTGAAGAACAGAAACCAGAAAGAGTAAAGCCTTTTATGACTGGGGCTGCAGAGCAAATTAAGCACATCCTTGCTAATTTCAATAACTACCAG TTTTTTATTGGTGAGAACATGAATCCAGATGGCATGGTTGCTCTCCTGGACTACCGTGAAGATGGCGTGACTCCATACATGATTTTCTTCAAGGATGGCTTAGAGATGGAGAAATGT TAA